The following are encoded in a window of Streptomyces sp. 11x1 genomic DNA:
- a CDS encoding imidazolonepropionase-like domain-containing protein — MLTMHAADEVRRTWDDPEPIKDGAVVVDGTRVRAVGPAEDLRLRFPGARVRQWSGVLGPGRVHEGPLPDAPSPREQVHAVLKSGAVAILRQHANTPELRSAAERNHVSILPHPAPPVLAEAGRADLAVYDGAGVCTATVCAGRLVHRRR; from the coding sequence TTGCTGACGATGCACGCCGCCGACGAGGTGCGGCGCACCTGGGACGACCCGGAGCCGATCAAGGACGGCGCCGTCGTGGTGGACGGCACCCGGGTCCGGGCGGTGGGCCCGGCGGAGGACCTCCGCCTGCGGTTCCCGGGCGCCCGCGTCCGCCAGTGGTCCGGCGTCCTCGGGCCCGGCCGGGTGCACGAGGGCCCGCTCCCGGACGCCCCCTCGCCCCGCGAACAGGTCCACGCGGTGCTGAAGTCGGGCGCGGTGGCGATCCTGCGACAGCACGCGAACACCCCGGAACTCCGGTCGGCCGCCGAGCGCAACCACGTCTCGATACTGCCGCACCCGGCGCCTCCGGTGCTCGCCGAGGCGGGCCGCGCCGACCTGGCGGTCTACGACGGGGCAGGCGTCTGCACGGCCACGGTGTGCGCGGGGCGCCTGGTCCACCGTCGCCGCTGA